GTCCTTGCACGACGTCTTATGTCCTTTTGTCAATCCCAAGTCTGACATTTCATGGTTGCTCTTCACAAGAAAGGGGAGGCCAAGCCTCCCCTCACGACGCCATGGCGACAGCTTGATCACCAGCTGGACTTGACCACGCCGGGCAGTTCTCCCTTGTGGGCGCGCTCACGCAGTTGGTTACGGCAGAGACCAAAATCGCGATAAACGCCGCGGGGCTTGCCGGTGGCCCAGCAGCGGTTGCGCACACGGATGCGTGCGCTGTTGCGAGGCAGAGCCTGGATCTTGCGATGGATCTCGAGGCGATCCATCGGATCTTCGGCTGCGTTGAAGGCTGCCATCAGTGCTGCGCGCTTGGCCGCATAGCGCTCAACCGTTTTCTTGCGCTTCACATCGCGAGCGATCATCGACTTCTTGGCCATGCAGCTGAGGGCAGCGAGTGAACGAATCGTCAACGATACACGGGCGCCTTCGCCCTCCTAGCGACCGATCAATTGCTGGACCACCGGCAGCTGACTGGTGTCACGCACGATCAGCACAAGCGTGAGCCCCACCAGAAGAAGAAAACCAGATTGCACGAAGGCCATTTGGATCCGCTCCGACACCGGACGACCCCGAACGGACTGAATCGCGAGCATCATCATTTGCCAGCCATCGAGCAGCGGTAGCGGCAGCGAATTGAGCACCGCCAGATTGATTGAGATCAGGGCTGAGAAGAGCACCAACCCTGATCCCCCCTGCTGGCTGAGCTGAGCCCCCATCTCAACGATCTTCACGGGGCCACTCACCTGCCCCGCAGTGGCTCGGAAGTTGGTCAGGAGGCCGGCGTAGCCCCGCACGGTTTGCTGCAGCATTTGGCTGAATTGCGAGCCGGTGGTGAGCACCAGTTCACCGGGGTTCCGCACGGGTCGCATCTCCCCGCTGATGTTGGCCTGCAGTTGGGCGCCGATTTTCCCTGTGCCCTGTTGATCGTCGGGGACCAGTTCAACGGTGGACGTCTCGTCTCCCCGCCTTCGCTCCAAACGGATGGATTGCTCGGGTGCTGCTTTCACATCCCGCACCATCGCCTCAACGCCCCGTTGTCCTGCGGGAAGGGGGGTGGCATTCATGCTGAGGATCTGGTCACCGGCACGGAGCCCGGAGCGGGCGGCAGCACCGCCCGGTTGCACCTGAACCACCAGGACCCCCGGATCCGGCGCGGCGGGGACGCCGACAAACGCTGCCTGAGCGAAGAGCACCACCATTGCTAAGGCCAGGTTGGCCAACACCCCAGCAGCAACCACCAAGGCTTGCTGGGGGATCGGCCGATTGCGCAGCAGATCTGGATCATCAGCAGGGATCGTGCTCTCGTCGTCGTCGTCGGGGAAGGCGACGAAGCCACCCAGGGGCAGCAGCCGCAGGGCGTAGGTCACCCCACGCCGTTGTCTCTTGATCAGGGCTGGGCCAAAACCAATGGAAAAGCCGCTGACGCGGATGCCCTGGAGCGTGGCAGCGAGGAAATGGCCGGCCTCATGCACCACGATCAGCAGGGCGAGAACCAGAAGGGCTGCCAACACGTTCATATTTCCGTCAGGAATCCAGTCGGATCATTCTGGCTGGAGTCGCTCGCGGCCGACGTAGGGCACCAAAGCTTTGGGCAGCAGGACGCTGCCGTCGGGCTGTTGGCCGTTCTCCAACAGGGCCGCCATGGTTCTGCCAACGGCCAGGCCACTGCCATTCAGGGTGTGAACCAATTTCGTGGCCTTGCCTTCTTTGGTGCGGATGGAGGAGCGTCGCGCCTGAAAATCGCCACAGACGCTGCAACTGGAGATTTCCCGGTAGGCCCCCGCCCCCGGCAGCCAGACCTCGAGGTCGTAGGTCCGGCGGGCGGAGAAGCCGAGGTCGGCGGTGCAAAGGTCCAAGACCCGATAGGGCAGCTCCAGCGCCTGAAGCACGGCTTCTGCATCGGCCGTGATCTGTTGGTGCGCCTCCTCGGAGTGATCGGGGTGCACAAACCAGTACAGCTCCACCTTGTTGAACTGGTGCAGGCGAATCAGGCCACGGGTGTCGCGGCCGTAGCTGCCGGCCTCACGGCGGAAGCAGGGGCTGTAAGCGGCGTAGCGCAGGGGCAGTTGATCTGCCGGGATGATTTCATCCCGATGCAGGGAGGTCACCGGCACCTCAGCGGTTGGTGTCAGCCAGAGGTCGTCCTCCGCGCAACGGAAGCTTTCCTCGGCGAACTTGGGCAATTGTCCTGATCCGGTGAGGCTGGCGCTGTTCACCAGCACCGGAGGCAGCACTTCTATGTACCCCTTGCTCGCATGGAGGTCGAGCATGAAATTGATCAGGCCACGCTCCAGTCGTGCCCCCTGCCCCATCAGCGTGACGAAACGGCTCTGCGCGATGCGGACGGAGCGTTCGGTATCGAACAGCTGCAGCCGTTCCGCGATCTGCCAGTGCTCGTCCAGGTTGTCGTCAACCCGGGGGGTTCCCCAGCGGCGTACTTCAACGTTGTCGTCTTCACTGCGCCCATCAGGGCAGGCGTCGGACGGCAGGTTGGGGAATCCCAGCAGCTGTTGCTTGAGCTCACTCGAGAGCTGCTTTTCCTCCTCCTCCAGCACCGCCACCTTCTGCTTGATGGCATTGCCCTGTTGGCGGAGTTCGGCGACCTCGTCGCCTTTGGGATCAGCGCCCGACTTGATGCGTTGGCCGACTTCTTTGCCGATCTGGTTGCCTTCCGCCTGCAGGCTGCTGCGTTGTTGCTC
This is a stretch of genomic DNA from Synechococcus sp. MU1617. It encodes these proteins:
- the rpsN gene encoding 30S ribosomal protein S14 produces the protein MAKKSMIARDVKRKKTVERYAAKRAALMAAFNAAEDPMDRLEIHRKIQALPRNSARIRVRNRCWATGKPRGVYRDFGLCRNQLRERAHKGELPGVVKSSW
- the rseP gene encoding RIP metalloprotease RseP, whose protein sequence is MNVLAALLVLALLIVVHEAGHFLAATLQGIRVSGFSIGFGPALIKRQRRGVTYALRLLPLGGFVAFPDDDDESTIPADDPDLLRNRPIPQQALVVAAGVLANLALAMVVLFAQAAFVGVPAAPDPGVLVVQVQPGGAAARSGLRAGDQILSMNATPLPAGQRGVEAMVRDVKAAPEQSIRLERRRGDETSTVELVPDDQQGTGKIGAQLQANISGEMRPVRNPGELVLTTGSQFSQMLQQTVRGYAGLLTNFRATAGQVSGPVKIVEMGAQLSQQGGSGLVLFSALISINLAVLNSLPLPLLDGWQMMMLAIQSVRGRPVSERIQMAFVQSGFLLLVGLTLVLIVRDTSQLPVVQQLIGR
- the serS gene encoding serine--tRNA ligase; translation: MLDQRLVRDNPETIAQQLGRRGKAVDLTKLQLIAQQQRDLEQQRSSLQAEGNQIGKEVGQRIKSGADPKGDEVAELRQQGNAIKQKVAVLEEEEKQLSSELKQQLLGFPNLPSDACPDGRSEDDNVEVRRWGTPRVDDNLDEHWQIAERLQLFDTERSVRIAQSRFVTLMGQGARLERGLINFMLDLHASKGYIEVLPPVLVNSASLTGSGQLPKFAEESFRCAEDDLWLTPTAEVPVTSLHRDEIIPADQLPLRYAAYSPCFRREAGSYGRDTRGLIRLHQFNKVELYWFVHPDHSEEAHQQITADAEAVLQALELPYRVLDLCTADLGFSARRTYDLEVWLPGAGAYREISSCSVCGDFQARRSSIRTKEGKATKLVHTLNGSGLAVGRTMAALLENGQQPDGSVLLPKALVPYVGRERLQPE